In the Candidatus Aminicenantes bacterium genome, one interval contains:
- a CDS encoding ORF6N domain-containing protein — VRVNIEIMRAFVRLRRMLQANTVLARQLKDLEKKYDSQFKVVFDAIRQLMTPPARMPRKIGFKGQESEK; from the coding sequence GTGCGGGTCAACATCGAGATCATGCGCGCTTTTGTTCGCCTGAGGCGCATGCTCCAGGCAAACACCGTATTGGCCCGCCAGCTGAAGGACCTGGAAAAAAAATACGATTCTCAGTTCAAGGTGGTCTTCGACGCCATCAGGCAGTTAATGACTCCTCCGGCCAGGATGCCGCGCAAGATAGGGTTCAAAGGGCAAGAGAGCGAGAAATGA